One genomic segment of Cygnus olor isolate bCygOlo1 chromosome 20, bCygOlo1.pri.v2, whole genome shotgun sequence includes these proteins:
- the RABGEF1 gene encoding rab5 GDP/GTP exchange factor isoform X5: MNLKSERRGIHVDQSELLCKKGCGYYGNPAWQGFCSKCWREEYHKARQKQIQEDWELAERLQREEEEAYASSQSTQGAQSLTFSKFEEKKTNEKTRKVTTVKKFFTASSRAGAKKAAQEKIVKQGHLGRERNADNILRDLKEIFTPSWELASPTEVLAGKLKELQESKSPSPSINRQASIETDRVSKEFIEFLKTYHKPGQDIYKQCKLFLDAMNHKRDLSIEEQSECAQDFYQNVAEKLQTRWKVPPEKVEKAMDQIEKYIMTRQYKYVFCPETTDDEKKDLAVQKRIRALHWVTPQMLCVPVNEEIPEVSDMVVKAITDIIEMDSKRVPRDKLACITKCSKHIFNAIKITKNEPASADDFLPTLIYIVLKGNPPRLQSNIQYITRFCNPSRLMTGEDGYYFTNLCCAVAFIEKLDAQSLNLSQEDFDRFMTGQTSPKKQESDSWSPDVCLGVKQMYKNLDLLSQLNERQERIVSEAKKLEKDLIDWTDGVAKEVQDIVEKYPLEIKPKNQALAAIDSENVENDKLPPPLQPQVYAG; the protein is encoded by the exons atgaaccTGAAATCTGAACGCAGAGGAATTCACGTTGATCAGTCGGAGCTCCTGTGCAAGAAGGGATGTGGTTACTATGGCaatcctgcttggcagggctTTTGCTCCAAGTGCTGGAGAGAGGAATACCATAAGGCCAGGCAGAAACAGATTCAAGAGGATTGGGAGCTGGCAGAGCG GCTTCAGCGTGAGGAAGAAGAAGCATATGCCAGTAGTCAGAGTACCCAAGGGGCGCAGTCCCTGACCTTTTCAAAATTtgaggagaagaaaaccaaTGAGAAAACACGAAAGGTCActactgtgaagaagttcttcactgCTTCCTCCAGAGCAGGAGCTAAGAAGG cgGCTCAAGAGAAAATCGTTAAGCAAGGACACCTTGGGAGGGAGCGAAATGCTGATAACATTCTCAGGGATTTGAAGGAAATTTTTACTCCCTCCTGGGAACTGGCTTCCCCTACTGAAG TGTTGGCTGGCAAATTGAAAG AGCTCCAAGAATCCAAGTCTCCCAGCCCTTCTATAAACAGGCAGGCTAGCATCGAGACAGATCGAGTATCCAAGGAATTCATAGAATTTCTCAAGACATATCATAAACCAGGACAAGATATCTATAAgcaatgtaaattatttttggaCGCAATGAATCATAAAAGG GACTTAAGTATTGAGGAGCAATCTGAATGTGCCCAGGACTTCTATCAAAATGTAGCAGAGAAATTACAGACACGCTGGAAAG TGCCCCCTGAAAAAGTTGAGAAAGCAATGGATCAGATCGAAAAATATATTATGACTCGACAGTATAAATACGTATTTTGTCCCGAAACAACTGATGATGAGAAGAAGGATCTTGCTGTCCAGAAGAGAATCAG GGCTTTGCACTGGGTAACTCCACAAATGCTGTGTGTTCCTGTCAATGAAGAAATTCCAGAAGTCTCTGATATGGTTGTAAAAGCAATTACAG ATATTATCGAGATGGATTCAAAGCGTGTGCCTCGTGATAAATTAGCATGCATCACCAAGTGCAGCAAGCACATCTTTAATGCTATAAAGATCACAAAAAATGAACCAGCTTCTGCTGATGACTTTCTTCCAACACttatatatattgttttgaaGGGAAACCCACCCCGTCTGCAGTCCAACATTCAATATATAACACGATTCTGTAATCCAAGCAGGTTAATGACAGGAGAAGATGGCTACTATTTTACCAATCTG TGCTGCGCTGTGGCCTTCATTGAAAAACTGGATGCTCAGTCCTTAAATCTAAGCCAAGAGGATTTTGATCGTTTTATGACTGGTCAGACATCCCCGAAGAAGCAAGAATCTGACAGCTGGTCACCGGATGTGTGCCTGGGTGTTAAGCAAATGTATAAAAACTTAGATCTCCTGTCTCAGTTGAATGAGAGACAGGAAAGAATTGTCAGTGAAGCCAAGAAGCTGGAGAAAGACCTGATAGATTGGACTGATGGAGTTGCAAAGGAAGTCCAAGATATTGTTGAGAAATATCCATTAGAAATTAAGCCAAAAAATCAAGCCTTAGCAGCTATTGACtctgaaaatgtggaaaatgacaAGCTGCCCCCACCACTGCAGCCTCAGGTTTATGCAGGATAA
- the RABGEF1 gene encoding rab5 GDP/GTP exchange factor isoform X6, with protein MNLKSERRGIHVDQSELLCKKGCGYYGNPAWQGFCSKCWREEYHKARQKQIQEDWELAERLQREEEEAYASSQSTQGAQSLTFSKFEEKKTNEKTRKVTTVKKFFTASSRAGAKKAAQEKIVKQGHLGRERNADNILRDLKEIFTPSWELASPTEAELQESKSPSPSINRQASIETDRVSKEFIEFLKTYHKPGQDIYKQCKLFLDAMNHKRDLSIEEQSECAQDFYQNVAEKLQTRWKVPPEKVEKAMDQIEKYIMTRQYKYVFCPETTDDEKKDLAVQKRIRALHWVTPQMLCVPVNEEIPEVSDMVVKAITDIIEMDSKRVPRDKLACITKCSKHIFNAIKITKNEPASADDFLPTLIYIVLKGNPPRLQSNIQYITRFCNPSRLMTGEDGYYFTNLCCAVAFIEKLDAQSLNLSQEDFDRFMTGQTSPKKQESDSWSPDVCLGVKQMYKNLDLLSQLNERQERIVSEAKKLEKDLIDWTDGVAKEVQDIVEKYPLEIKPKNQALAAIDSENVENDKLPPPLQPQVYAG; from the exons atgaaccTGAAATCTGAACGCAGAGGAATTCACGTTGATCAGTCGGAGCTCCTGTGCAAGAAGGGATGTGGTTACTATGGCaatcctgcttggcagggctTTTGCTCCAAGTGCTGGAGAGAGGAATACCATAAGGCCAGGCAGAAACAGATTCAAGAGGATTGGGAGCTGGCAGAGCG GCTTCAGCGTGAGGAAGAAGAAGCATATGCCAGTAGTCAGAGTACCCAAGGGGCGCAGTCCCTGACCTTTTCAAAATTtgaggagaagaaaaccaaTGAGAAAACACGAAAGGTCActactgtgaagaagttcttcactgCTTCCTCCAGAGCAGGAGCTAAGAAGG cgGCTCAAGAGAAAATCGTTAAGCAAGGACACCTTGGGAGGGAGCGAAATGCTGATAACATTCTCAGGGATTTGAAGGAAATTTTTACTCCCTCCTGGGAACTGGCTTCCCCTACTGAAG CAGAGCTCCAAGAATCCAAGTCTCCCAGCCCTTCTATAAACAGGCAGGCTAGCATCGAGACAGATCGAGTATCCAAGGAATTCATAGAATTTCTCAAGACATATCATAAACCAGGACAAGATATCTATAAgcaatgtaaattatttttggaCGCAATGAATCATAAAAGG GACTTAAGTATTGAGGAGCAATCTGAATGTGCCCAGGACTTCTATCAAAATGTAGCAGAGAAATTACAGACACGCTGGAAAG TGCCCCCTGAAAAAGTTGAGAAAGCAATGGATCAGATCGAAAAATATATTATGACTCGACAGTATAAATACGTATTTTGTCCCGAAACAACTGATGATGAGAAGAAGGATCTTGCTGTCCAGAAGAGAATCAG GGCTTTGCACTGGGTAACTCCACAAATGCTGTGTGTTCCTGTCAATGAAGAAATTCCAGAAGTCTCTGATATGGTTGTAAAAGCAATTACAG ATATTATCGAGATGGATTCAAAGCGTGTGCCTCGTGATAAATTAGCATGCATCACCAAGTGCAGCAAGCACATCTTTAATGCTATAAAGATCACAAAAAATGAACCAGCTTCTGCTGATGACTTTCTTCCAACACttatatatattgttttgaaGGGAAACCCACCCCGTCTGCAGTCCAACATTCAATATATAACACGATTCTGTAATCCAAGCAGGTTAATGACAGGAGAAGATGGCTACTATTTTACCAATCTG TGCTGCGCTGTGGCCTTCATTGAAAAACTGGATGCTCAGTCCTTAAATCTAAGCCAAGAGGATTTTGATCGTTTTATGACTGGTCAGACATCCCCGAAGAAGCAAGAATCTGACAGCTGGTCACCGGATGTGTGCCTGGGTGTTAAGCAAATGTATAAAAACTTAGATCTCCTGTCTCAGTTGAATGAGAGACAGGAAAGAATTGTCAGTGAAGCCAAGAAGCTGGAGAAAGACCTGATAGATTGGACTGATGGAGTTGCAAAGGAAGTCCAAGATATTGTTGAGAAATATCCATTAGAAATTAAGCCAAAAAATCAAGCCTTAGCAGCTATTGACtctgaaaatgtggaaaatgacaAGCTGCCCCCACCACTGCAGCCTCAGGTTTATGCAGGATAA
- the RABGEF1 gene encoding rab5 GDP/GTP exchange factor isoform X8, translated as MNLKSERRGIHVDQSELLCKKGCGYYGNPAWQGFCSKCWREEYHKARQKQIQEDWELAERLQREEEEAYASSQSTQGAQSLTFSKFEEKKTNEKTRKVTTVKKFFTASSRAGAKKAAQEKIVKQGHLGRERNADNILRDLKEIFTPSWELASPTEELQESKSPSPSINRQASIETDRVSKEFIEFLKTYHKPGQDIYKQCKLFLDAMNHKRDLSIEEQSECAQDFYQNVAEKLQTRWKVPPEKVEKAMDQIEKYIMTRQYKYVFCPETTDDEKKDLAVQKRIRALHWVTPQMLCVPVNEEIPEVSDMVVKAITDIIEMDSKRVPRDKLACITKCSKHIFNAIKITKNEPASADDFLPTLIYIVLKGNPPRLQSNIQYITRFCNPSRLMTGEDGYYFTNLCCAVAFIEKLDAQSLNLSQEDFDRFMTGQTSPKKQESDSWSPDVCLGVKQMYKNLDLLSQLNERQERIVSEAKKLEKDLIDWTDGVAKEVQDIVEKYPLEIKPKNQALAAIDSENVENDKLPPPLQPQVYAG; from the exons atgaaccTGAAATCTGAACGCAGAGGAATTCACGTTGATCAGTCGGAGCTCCTGTGCAAGAAGGGATGTGGTTACTATGGCaatcctgcttggcagggctTTTGCTCCAAGTGCTGGAGAGAGGAATACCATAAGGCCAGGCAGAAACAGATTCAAGAGGATTGGGAGCTGGCAGAGCG GCTTCAGCGTGAGGAAGAAGAAGCATATGCCAGTAGTCAGAGTACCCAAGGGGCGCAGTCCCTGACCTTTTCAAAATTtgaggagaagaaaaccaaTGAGAAAACACGAAAGGTCActactgtgaagaagttcttcactgCTTCCTCCAGAGCAGGAGCTAAGAAGG cgGCTCAAGAGAAAATCGTTAAGCAAGGACACCTTGGGAGGGAGCGAAATGCTGATAACATTCTCAGGGATTTGAAGGAAATTTTTACTCCCTCCTGGGAACTGGCTTCCCCTACTGAAG AGCTCCAAGAATCCAAGTCTCCCAGCCCTTCTATAAACAGGCAGGCTAGCATCGAGACAGATCGAGTATCCAAGGAATTCATAGAATTTCTCAAGACATATCATAAACCAGGACAAGATATCTATAAgcaatgtaaattatttttggaCGCAATGAATCATAAAAGG GACTTAAGTATTGAGGAGCAATCTGAATGTGCCCAGGACTTCTATCAAAATGTAGCAGAGAAATTACAGACACGCTGGAAAG TGCCCCCTGAAAAAGTTGAGAAAGCAATGGATCAGATCGAAAAATATATTATGACTCGACAGTATAAATACGTATTTTGTCCCGAAACAACTGATGATGAGAAGAAGGATCTTGCTGTCCAGAAGAGAATCAG GGCTTTGCACTGGGTAACTCCACAAATGCTGTGTGTTCCTGTCAATGAAGAAATTCCAGAAGTCTCTGATATGGTTGTAAAAGCAATTACAG ATATTATCGAGATGGATTCAAAGCGTGTGCCTCGTGATAAATTAGCATGCATCACCAAGTGCAGCAAGCACATCTTTAATGCTATAAAGATCACAAAAAATGAACCAGCTTCTGCTGATGACTTTCTTCCAACACttatatatattgttttgaaGGGAAACCCACCCCGTCTGCAGTCCAACATTCAATATATAACACGATTCTGTAATCCAAGCAGGTTAATGACAGGAGAAGATGGCTACTATTTTACCAATCTG TGCTGCGCTGTGGCCTTCATTGAAAAACTGGATGCTCAGTCCTTAAATCTAAGCCAAGAGGATTTTGATCGTTTTATGACTGGTCAGACATCCCCGAAGAAGCAAGAATCTGACAGCTGGTCACCGGATGTGTGCCTGGGTGTTAAGCAAATGTATAAAAACTTAGATCTCCTGTCTCAGTTGAATGAGAGACAGGAAAGAATTGTCAGTGAAGCCAAGAAGCTGGAGAAAGACCTGATAGATTGGACTGATGGAGTTGCAAAGGAAGTCCAAGATATTGTTGAGAAATATCCATTAGAAATTAAGCCAAAAAATCAAGCCTTAGCAGCTATTGACtctgaaaatgtggaaaatgacaAGCTGCCCCCACCACTGCAGCCTCAGGTTTATGCAGGATAA
- the RABGEF1 gene encoding rab5 GDP/GTP exchange factor isoform X11, whose protein sequence is MNLKSERRGIHVDQSELLCKKGCGYYGNPAWQGFCSKCWREEYHKARQKQIQEDWELAERLQREEEEAYASSQSTQGAQSLTFSKFEEKKTNEKTRKVTTVKKFFTASSRAGAKKELQESKSPSPSINRQASIETDRVSKEFIEFLKTYHKPGQDIYKQCKLFLDAMNHKRDLSIEEQSECAQDFYQNVAEKLQTRWKVPPEKVEKAMDQIEKYIMTRQYKYVFCPETTDDEKKDLAVQKRIRALHWVTPQMLCVPVNEEIPEVSDMVVKAITDIIEMDSKRVPRDKLACITKCSKHIFNAIKITKNEPASADDFLPTLIYIVLKGNPPRLQSNIQYITRFCNPSRLMTGEDGYYFTNLCCAVAFIEKLDAQSLNLSQEDFDRFMTGQTSPKKQESDSWSPDVCLGVKQMYKNLDLLSQLNERQERIVSEAKKLEKDLIDWTDGVAKEVQDIVEKYPLEIKPKNQALAAIDSENVENDKLPPPLQPQVYAG, encoded by the exons atgaaccTGAAATCTGAACGCAGAGGAATTCACGTTGATCAGTCGGAGCTCCTGTGCAAGAAGGGATGTGGTTACTATGGCaatcctgcttggcagggctTTTGCTCCAAGTGCTGGAGAGAGGAATACCATAAGGCCAGGCAGAAACAGATTCAAGAGGATTGGGAGCTGGCAGAGCG GCTTCAGCGTGAGGAAGAAGAAGCATATGCCAGTAGTCAGAGTACCCAAGGGGCGCAGTCCCTGACCTTTTCAAAATTtgaggagaagaaaaccaaTGAGAAAACACGAAAGGTCActactgtgaagaagttcttcactgCTTCCTCCAGAGCAGGAGCTAAGAAGG AGCTCCAAGAATCCAAGTCTCCCAGCCCTTCTATAAACAGGCAGGCTAGCATCGAGACAGATCGAGTATCCAAGGAATTCATAGAATTTCTCAAGACATATCATAAACCAGGACAAGATATCTATAAgcaatgtaaattatttttggaCGCAATGAATCATAAAAGG GACTTAAGTATTGAGGAGCAATCTGAATGTGCCCAGGACTTCTATCAAAATGTAGCAGAGAAATTACAGACACGCTGGAAAG TGCCCCCTGAAAAAGTTGAGAAAGCAATGGATCAGATCGAAAAATATATTATGACTCGACAGTATAAATACGTATTTTGTCCCGAAACAACTGATGATGAGAAGAAGGATCTTGCTGTCCAGAAGAGAATCAG GGCTTTGCACTGGGTAACTCCACAAATGCTGTGTGTTCCTGTCAATGAAGAAATTCCAGAAGTCTCTGATATGGTTGTAAAAGCAATTACAG ATATTATCGAGATGGATTCAAAGCGTGTGCCTCGTGATAAATTAGCATGCATCACCAAGTGCAGCAAGCACATCTTTAATGCTATAAAGATCACAAAAAATGAACCAGCTTCTGCTGATGACTTTCTTCCAACACttatatatattgttttgaaGGGAAACCCACCCCGTCTGCAGTCCAACATTCAATATATAACACGATTCTGTAATCCAAGCAGGTTAATGACAGGAGAAGATGGCTACTATTTTACCAATCTG TGCTGCGCTGTGGCCTTCATTGAAAAACTGGATGCTCAGTCCTTAAATCTAAGCCAAGAGGATTTTGATCGTTTTATGACTGGTCAGACATCCCCGAAGAAGCAAGAATCTGACAGCTGGTCACCGGATGTGTGCCTGGGTGTTAAGCAAATGTATAAAAACTTAGATCTCCTGTCTCAGTTGAATGAGAGACAGGAAAGAATTGTCAGTGAAGCCAAGAAGCTGGAGAAAGACCTGATAGATTGGACTGATGGAGTTGCAAAGGAAGTCCAAGATATTGTTGAGAAATATCCATTAGAAATTAAGCCAAAAAATCAAGCCTTAGCAGCTATTGACtctgaaaatgtggaaaatgacaAGCTGCCCCCACCACTGCAGCCTCAGGTTTATGCAGGATAA
- the RABGEF1 gene encoding rab5 GDP/GTP exchange factor isoform X10: MNLKSERRGIHVDQSELLCKKGCGYYGNPAWQGFCSKCWREEYHKARQKQIQEDWELAERLQREEEEAYASSQSTQGAQSLTFSKFEEKKTNEKTRKVTTVKKFFTASSRAGAKKAELQESKSPSPSINRQASIETDRVSKEFIEFLKTYHKPGQDIYKQCKLFLDAMNHKRDLSIEEQSECAQDFYQNVAEKLQTRWKVPPEKVEKAMDQIEKYIMTRQYKYVFCPETTDDEKKDLAVQKRIRALHWVTPQMLCVPVNEEIPEVSDMVVKAITDIIEMDSKRVPRDKLACITKCSKHIFNAIKITKNEPASADDFLPTLIYIVLKGNPPRLQSNIQYITRFCNPSRLMTGEDGYYFTNLCCAVAFIEKLDAQSLNLSQEDFDRFMTGQTSPKKQESDSWSPDVCLGVKQMYKNLDLLSQLNERQERIVSEAKKLEKDLIDWTDGVAKEVQDIVEKYPLEIKPKNQALAAIDSENVENDKLPPPLQPQVYAG; the protein is encoded by the exons atgaaccTGAAATCTGAACGCAGAGGAATTCACGTTGATCAGTCGGAGCTCCTGTGCAAGAAGGGATGTGGTTACTATGGCaatcctgcttggcagggctTTTGCTCCAAGTGCTGGAGAGAGGAATACCATAAGGCCAGGCAGAAACAGATTCAAGAGGATTGGGAGCTGGCAGAGCG GCTTCAGCGTGAGGAAGAAGAAGCATATGCCAGTAGTCAGAGTACCCAAGGGGCGCAGTCCCTGACCTTTTCAAAATTtgaggagaagaaaaccaaTGAGAAAACACGAAAGGTCActactgtgaagaagttcttcactgCTTCCTCCAGAGCAGGAGCTAAGAAGG CAGAGCTCCAAGAATCCAAGTCTCCCAGCCCTTCTATAAACAGGCAGGCTAGCATCGAGACAGATCGAGTATCCAAGGAATTCATAGAATTTCTCAAGACATATCATAAACCAGGACAAGATATCTATAAgcaatgtaaattatttttggaCGCAATGAATCATAAAAGG GACTTAAGTATTGAGGAGCAATCTGAATGTGCCCAGGACTTCTATCAAAATGTAGCAGAGAAATTACAGACACGCTGGAAAG TGCCCCCTGAAAAAGTTGAGAAAGCAATGGATCAGATCGAAAAATATATTATGACTCGACAGTATAAATACGTATTTTGTCCCGAAACAACTGATGATGAGAAGAAGGATCTTGCTGTCCAGAAGAGAATCAG GGCTTTGCACTGGGTAACTCCACAAATGCTGTGTGTTCCTGTCAATGAAGAAATTCCAGAAGTCTCTGATATGGTTGTAAAAGCAATTACAG ATATTATCGAGATGGATTCAAAGCGTGTGCCTCGTGATAAATTAGCATGCATCACCAAGTGCAGCAAGCACATCTTTAATGCTATAAAGATCACAAAAAATGAACCAGCTTCTGCTGATGACTTTCTTCCAACACttatatatattgttttgaaGGGAAACCCACCCCGTCTGCAGTCCAACATTCAATATATAACACGATTCTGTAATCCAAGCAGGTTAATGACAGGAGAAGATGGCTACTATTTTACCAATCTG TGCTGCGCTGTGGCCTTCATTGAAAAACTGGATGCTCAGTCCTTAAATCTAAGCCAAGAGGATTTTGATCGTTTTATGACTGGTCAGACATCCCCGAAGAAGCAAGAATCTGACAGCTGGTCACCGGATGTGTGCCTGGGTGTTAAGCAAATGTATAAAAACTTAGATCTCCTGTCTCAGTTGAATGAGAGACAGGAAAGAATTGTCAGTGAAGCCAAGAAGCTGGAGAAAGACCTGATAGATTGGACTGATGGAGTTGCAAAGGAAGTCCAAGATATTGTTGAGAAATATCCATTAGAAATTAAGCCAAAAAATCAAGCCTTAGCAGCTATTGACtctgaaaatgtggaaaatgacaAGCTGCCCCCACCACTGCAGCCTCAGGTTTATGCAGGATAA